Genomic DNA from Vanrija pseudolonga chromosome 3, complete sequence:
AGTCTTGCCAGTGACAGCGCCACTGCTCAcggccttgccgtcgacggcgatgcCGCCATCCGCCTTGCGCCTGTTGTCGAGAACGGAGATGACGGGTGCGCTGCCGATACCGGCAACGGTACGGTCGACAACGACAGCAGTGGTGGTGACGAGGACGCTGTCGTCAAAGTAGAACCACGCCTTGCGGAACGCCAGGCTGCCGTCATGAGGGTCGATGTAGTCCATGACCGACGCACCGACCGACCCGTCACTGACAGTGCCGACAAAGTTCTTCTTGCCCGTGACGCCGGTCCAGCTGCTAGAGAGCGTGGGGACGCGGAGGAGGTCGGTGGTGCCAGGGATGAGGTACCAGTCCCACTGGGCCTGGATGTCCTTGTACTCGTTGCCCGTGACGTACGAGAAGAGGGTGCCCTGGCCAAGGTGGTAGCCGAGAGGGTTGGCAGAGTTAGTGTACTCGGTGTTGTGGGAGCGGTTCGAGATGAGCTTGTTGCCGAGGACAAAGTTCTCGCGGCGGTGGACCATGTAGTCTGACGCCCAGAAGCCCttgttgccgacgagcgggaTGGAGCCGTTGCTCTCGAGGCGCTTGACCGTGTCGGTGAGCGAGTTGGCGCCAGTAAAGTCGGCAgtggcggcctcgagcttggacaCGTTGAAGTTGATGTCGGCGCTCGCCTGGAGGTCGGGGGTAGGGAAGGCGACAAACCGGCCGATGACATTGAAGTCccagtgctgctgcttggtCTCCTTGTCGACAAAGATCATCCATTCGCTGCCCTTGACCTGGGCTGCGAACGCCTCGCGGACGCTGTCGTTGGCGGCGAACGATGTTCCGATGGCATCTCCCTCAAGTTGAATGAAGGCATTGAGCTGAGAGTTAGCACGACTCACACCCGCCAACTCACCAAGTCCTTGCCGTAGTTACCATTGTAGATGATGCCCGCATGCTGGAGGAAGCTGCCGTCGCGGTGGATGCCGTCCTCGACAGGCTGGTCGGCGAACAGAACTGCACCCATGGCACGGGTGAGCGTGTCAGAGACGATGGTGGCATTGTTGGTGTACAGGGCCATGGAGAGCGAGTTCTGCATCACATTGATCATCTGCACGGTGTCGTTAgccggggcgagcgaggcagtCGCTGGGCAGTCGCCAGGCAGTCACGACTCACGTTGGCGCCGGTGAGGTAGCCCACGCCGGGGATGCTCGTGTCGCGGAGCACATACGGCCTGTTGGGGATGTTGTAGCACCCAAACTTTTGGGCGTCGGTGAGGTTGGTCGTCGAGACGATCAAGCAGGCCGTCGATGCGAGCTGGGGGATGAGGATCACCTGGCCAAACCAGTTGGTGTTCCACATGCCCGGGGTTCCGCATGGGCAGTTCTTCTTTGCATCGCCGCCAGAACCCAGGCAGTCAGAGTTTTTAAAGTCGTTGGCGAACCACCAGTCCatgcccttgagcgccgcaGCGAGGAGCTTGGGGTCGTTGGCAGAGCTGGCAGGTGCAGCGGGGTTCAGGCCGGACCAAGCGGCCGCGAGGGTGATCACACGGACCCAGTGTTGCTGTGCAGGCCAGTTGGCACGTTCTGAGAGAGTTAGCTTGGTGACACAAACGCGACAACTCACGCGCAGCACACCCCGACGCATAGTTGACGTCGGGCCACGTCCCATTGGCCGTCTGGGACCCGAGCCAAGTGTCGATCTGGGCGAAGAGCGGGCCAGTCGCGAAGCCTGCCAtgtcgacacggcggcgctgggcaacgagcgcgaggtcgtcagTTGCGCGGGTAGTGGGGTTGGGACGGGCGTcagcgacgctgctcgcgacCGCCAGGACGGCGGCCGCCAGGCGGGTGAGCGATACCATTgcgtgagtgagtgggtgggaGGGAGGATGGGAGATGGACGCCAGTGTGTCTTCATATACTCTGGCATAGATGGCATGCCTTTGGCCGTCACCTGTGCGCACCGACCGCGGTGAGAAGCATGTATGTcttcgcgccgcgcgctcgtgccgtcAGCGGTGTAACTGCCCACCCATCAATGGCCGTCATTGCTATTACAGCGCAAGTGGGCTGGTGCGGGCCGGACGAcccggcgcgcgtcgagaaTGTCGAGTTCAGCTCAGCTTTGGTGCCTcgccgcatcgtcgtcgaggcacAGTGCGACCAAGCAAGGTTCAGAGGTCGTCCGGGCCGGTGCGTGGGGACACGGGTGACGAGACTAGGTTTGCGTCCCGcgcgtgggtggtggtgggcgcgCGTAGTGGCGAGAGCGGAGAGCAGAGACCGGCGAGAGCGACTGCGCGAGAGGTTAGTTGGCATTGAcagggtggggtggggtggatgGATCACGGGGCCtcgggtgggggcggcggcgggcactCACCGGGCGGTCCGGCGGCCCGCAAAACACGACACGCGACCAACCTGAGGCATTCCCGATCCGCGTCTTGTGTTCTGCGCGTCGAAACGCTGCCCAGAGGCCATCGCTGCGCTGGATCTAGGAGGGAAGTAGATGCATGCGCGGGATGGTTgtgcgggcggggcggtgtGGGGGatcggacggcggcggtcgtTGCTGGCCGGGGGTTCGCGCGCGTCCTGGGCGACACCGCGCTCCGGCTCTTCGGGTCGAGGTCCGGTCGTTGTTGACATGGGCCTGTTCAGATATCGTTCTTGGTGTTTAGTACCTGCACAGAAGGCGATGTCGAGCTCCCGCTCAGCGCCGCAAGGCCAGGCCTCGGGCCGGCTGCCGGCCGAGAGAGTGAGCACCTTgacgcgccgctggcgtTCGAGGCCATCGGTGATGGGCGGTCGAGTAGATgtgaggagggggtggggctAGAGATGGAGGACATGGTGGTAGGTTGGAGGGCGTTCTGCACGGCTGAGGCTGCTGTGGTTGAGGACCTCTCTCCCTTTCTTCCTCTTCTCGCTCTTccctctcgctcgctgtCCACCGCTTCCCTGCTCTCCAAGAGGTGGACAGACCATTGACCCGCCATCGTTCTTGTACCACAGCGTAGCTCGCGTTGGCTCTTGAGTTTGTCGTTGACAGCAGGGCAGAGGTGGATGTGGCCAGTCCGACCGACGCTGGTTATGAAGGTGGAGGCAACCATCGCCCTCCACCATTCTTCGGCTTCGTCCACTCACCTCCACAACATCAGTCCACCGTCCCCCTCTTCCCCCATTGGCCCCTCCATCCCCTCTCTTCTGCATCTaccctcccctcgcctcccCTCCACTTTGTGCATGCATCCCAGCCCTTCTacacgcccagctcggcggggaaTCTTCGCAGAAATCGGCCCGGAGAAACCTCGCATAAGCCCCTTGACGTCACTCGCTTCGGCTTCGGGatcgctgccgtcgtcttTGCCCCCTCGTCCCCATCTCACATGCCCCCCCTCTGCCCCCTCTTTCTCCATTCGAACGCGCGCCGTTTCTCACACGCAGACGTACATAAATACATCGAGCGAGCATCCACCGGATCCGAAGTAagaagccgagcgcgagatcGACCAGCCAGAGACCAGCTGGCAAGAAGCCGAGTGTCGGCGTCCACTTGTCACCTCCACCGCCCTCCACCCGCGCCAGAGGGTATAAgacaacgacgagcaggtatccacaacaacaacaccccCATCACATCCACAtccacgcccacaccacacccacaccatgcCCGCGACTCTCAAGTTCCAAGACATCACCGTCCCTGTGCCGGGCTTCGGCGCGATGGGCTTCTCGCAGAGCTACGGCCCTGCCGACGACACCGTTTCCAAGAAGACACTGGCGCACGCGATCGACATTGGCTGTACTTTCTGGGACACGGCCGTCGTGTACGGCAAGGGCCACAACGAGACGCTCATTGGCGAGGTGCTGCGCGACCTCAAGGCGCGGGACAAGGTGTTTGTCGCGTCCAAGTGCGGCTTTGACGTGAGTGGGCGAGCGGGCAGTGGTGCCAGCCATGTTCTTGTGCTGACCTCCAGTGCATCGGCTCGTCTGAGAAGCTTGGCACAGTGACAAACAAGCCCGCCCACATCGCCGAGTACATTGAGGGCTCGAAGCAGCGTCTCGGGTTCTACCCCGACCTGTACTACCTCCACCGTATCGACCCGTCCACGCCGCTCGAGGACAGCATCCCGGCGCTGAACAAGCTCAAGAcggacggcaaggtcaagtACATTGGCCTGAGCGAATGCAGTgccgcgacgctgcgcaAGGCGTGTGCGAGTAAGTCGGCTGGTCCACGCCCCCACTCCCAGCTGACACTCCAGTCGCGCAcatcgacgcgctccagATCGAGTACTCGCCGTGGCACACCGACCACGAGGACAACGGGCTgatcgacgcggcgcgcgagctgggcgtcaCGATCATCGCGTACAGCCCGCTCGGGAAGGGGATTTTGTCGGGGCAGTaccgctcgctcgacgacttccccgccgacgacatccGGCGCACGATCCCCAGGTTCCACGGGGACAACTTTGCCAAGAACCTGCGGATCGTGGACGAGTTTGCAAGGCTCGCGTCCAAGAAGGGCTGCACGCCGagccagctcgcgctggcgtgGGTCGTGGCCCAGGGCGCTATTCCGATCCCGGGCACCAAGACGGAGGGACGGCTCGACGAGAACTTTGGCGCGCGGAACGTCGAGCTgaacgaggccgagctcaaggagctgcGCGTGTTGATCGACACGGCCAAGCCGGTCGGTAATAGATACAGCGACGCTCACATGGCCATGGTGGGGAAGTAGGCGGGAAGGAGGGTTTTTAGGGTTGTACCGAGGATGAAAAGCGTCTTGAGCCGGGTTTGTTGCGGGGTCGTGGTAGTCCCAGCGCTGTTTCTGGACATTATCGGTGCTCTGCACCAACTGGGCCTCGCTGTGCTCTTTGCGAGAGGTCTGCAAGATGCAGTCGAGACGGGAAAGTCACCACCAGTGGACGCCATCCTGGACCCAGTGGAGGTCCCGCGCTCAAAGTGGAGGCACGGACATTGGCGTGACTCCGcgtcaccacccacctcgatTCAGACATTTCGGCGTCCAAGCTCTTGCTCCTCCTGCCtgactcaccaccaccaccacgaaATGACAACATACGAGTAcgctgcgccgtcgctcgGGCTAatcgagcaggccgagctgctaAAGCAGGGTGCTGAGGCGGTACGCCGTCCCTCCTCTTCCCGTTCTTCCCACTGACACGCGCCCGCAGAAAGTCTTCGCCCTGCCCTCGCTCCTGCCCCCACCAGAAGTCTACTACCCGCCGTtgcaccccgccgcctcgtcctcaaaGCCCACCCCGACCCCCACCCCGACCCCCACCGCGGTGATCCTCAAGCACCGCTTCCCCAAGACGTACCGCCACCCCTCTCTGGACGCGAGCCTGACCCGCACGCGGCTGCAGttcgaggcgcgcgcgctcgcgcgctgtGCCCGCGCGGGCGTGTCTGCACCGCGCGTGCTgtgggtcgacgagcccgccggcgtggtggccatggagcgcgtcgacgggtGGAGCGTGCGTGAgatcctcggcggcggcgccgagggggaagtggaggtcggcgcgaatgacgaggtcgagcgggatgccggcgccgaggcggtggtgcaggaggaggaggaggaggcggccgagtcggacgggCTCAAGGCGCTGCGtgctgccggcgtcgctgtccCAGACCTCATGACGGCGattggcgcggcgctggcccgGCTGCACGCGACGGCTATCATCCACGGCGACCTGACCACGTCCAACATGATGGTGCGGATGAcgcctggcgccgcggcgccgtacGAGGTCGTGAGTGGGAGCCTTCGGCtgcgctgacaccccaggtGCTCATCGACTTTGGCctcgcgtcgacggcgagcatgCCCGAGAGCTACGCCGTCGACCTGtacgtcctcgagcgcgcgttCGCGTCCACGCACcccgcgagcgaggggcTGTATGCCGGCGTGAGTGCTGCCAGTGCTGGTCGCTGCTAACGACTAGGTGCTGGAGGCGTACGGCGCTGGGCTGGGGGAGAAGAAGTGGAAGCCGATCGAGACAaagctcaaggaggtgcgCTTGCGCGGACGGAAGCGCGACATGACGGGTTAGGAGGcggtagcagcagcatcgATGTACACTATCCACGGCGGGTTCAGTGTCAGTGGGGTGTGGGGTCAGACGGACAAGGGGCACTGCGTCAAATACCActcgccatgctcgccaACAACGCGGCCACGTGCTTCACATTGGGTACATCTTCATGCGCGCGGGCAGTGAGCTGCGCTCGGCAGCTCGCTCActgcgcgcgcgactcgccgcATCGCTGCGACGGCCCGGGGCTACTTGGACACATACAACACAAGGTATACTGGGACAACGGTGGATGAGTGGGGATGGGTTTGGATGGGTGTGGATGAGCGTGTGGATGGGTGGTGCAGGGTGGGAACGTGCGGATGGGGAGTGCAGGGTGGGCAGGGGATGGAGCAGAGTGGATCGAGGTGGGTGCAGAGGAACAGACAGAGCGGAGCAGACGGGTATAGCTTGTGTTCTTGGTCTTGATCGATCGTTCAGTGCGATATCTGTGAAACAAGACTGTCCTGGCCGAAGCCAAACCTTGAAGGCGCCCtagacgccgcgcgccctcCACTACACGAGCTCGTAGTCAGAGTAGTTGGGAACGCGCGCACCATTGTACGCCGACTGGTGAtacggcgcgagcgcgtgatGGCGAGGGTACTCCGGGGCGTACGTCTGAGGGGCATAGCGGTTGCGGCTGTACTCCGACTCCGGCAGCGCCatcggcgggggcgacgacCGGATGTGGGGagcaccgccaccgccgaagAACCAGTCGGCGGCGTTCATCACGGGCGTCTCCTCGAGGGTACGCGCACGGAGGTCTGGCGTCTCCATGACTGACTGAGGCGTCGGGTACGACGACACACCGTTGTCGGGCGCCTGGGGAGAGGTGTACGGCGTGGCATACTGGGGGGCGCGGTGGGTGTAGTGCTGCGTGTTGTACGTCGAATGCTGGGGGGTGTGGGGCTCGTTGCGGGCAATGTTGGGACACGAGACACGCGCCCTCGGGCCCGCAGCGTAAGATCCCGAAGTGCGACGGCGGAGGTCACCCATCCACGCCGGGTTGTAGCTGCGCTTGGAGGCCGAAAAGTCAACCTCACGGATCTCGACCGCCGGAcgggcctcggcctccggGCGGTACTGATGCTGGCCGTGCTcattgtcgtcctcgacgtacGAGCGCTTCTtggatggcgacgaggtaAGGACCGGCTGTGGGGGTCAGTGATACATCCATCGCAAAGTTTAGTGCCACTCACCGCATTGCGCCGGTCAAAAGCCAGAAGGGTGgtcgcggcagcgaggacggcggcgccatcgtcctcgaccgcgGGGGCGTCGAGCTTCTCCACCTCCGGCTCGGGGGTGGGGAGGCGCGCAGTTggcgccggggccggggcgggggcggtggccggggtgggggcggtggccttggccttggccttgggcatAGACTTGGTGGCACGGGCGCGGGCCGGAGCCTTGCGGGTCTTACCAGCCGCGGCGGTCACagtgccggccggcgccgacgccgacgccgagtttGTGGCCTTGCTCTGAGTGTGGACCGCCTTGCTCGCGCCGCCTTGCTTCTTGCCGCCCGTGGACGAGGCAGCTCCGTCGGCACCGGggggcgcgtcgtcctcgtcgtcagacGGCGTGCGGTGACGAACCGGGCCCTTCGGGTCGCGACACTGGGTCTTGTGCTTCCAGTGTTGCTCAGGGCGCTGGTAGCCCTTCTCCTTGACCTGTTGTGATGATCAGCGCGGGGCCTATTTTTTGTGCCAAACTATGAAACCCAAGTGGCAGCCACTACTCACCCAAAGACCACAGGCATTGCAAAGCATGTTGTTGGGGTTCTCGGGGTCGTCCGGGTTCGAGCGCCAGAGTTGGGTTTGCGTCTGAGGGTGTCAGCACAGTGGCAAGATGTGAGAGTGATGGGCACCACACACCTCATCGCAACCACAGTTGGCACAGAAACCACGGCGAACAGTACGAGGGGTCTTGCGCTGGCGCTTGTTGCCattgggggagggggtgcgTGTCATTGTGTATAAGGGGGTAAGGTGTTTGAAGTGTGTCGGAAGGGTGAGGTTGGGTGGGTGTAGTGTGAAGTGTGAAGAGAAGATGTGATGAAGAGGAAGGGGATGTGGCTCGATGTGGGCGTGTTTAATAGTGCTGACCCAGGCGGGTCGGCTCGCTCTTGCGATGGGGTGCGTGAGACGACTTGCAGT
This window encodes:
- the BUD32 gene encoding EKC/KEOPS complex subunit BUD32, giving the protein MTTYEYAAPSLGLIEQAELLKQGAEAKVFALPSLLPPPEVYYPPLHPAASSSKPTPTPTPTPTAVILKHRFPKTYRHPSLDASLTRTRLQFEARALARCARAGVSAPRVLWVDEPAGVVAMERVDGWSVREILGGGAEGEVEVGANDEVERDAGAEAVVQEEEEEAAESDGLKALRAAGVAVPDLMTAIGAALARLHATAIIHGDLTTSNMMVRMTPGAAAPYEVVLIDFGLASTASMPESYAVDLYVLERAFASTHPASEGLYAGVLEAYGAGLGEKKWKPIETKLKEVRLRGRKRDMTG
- the cslA_1 gene encoding Chondroitinase-AC, producing MVSLTRLAAAVLAVASSVADARPNPTTRATDDLALVAQRRRVDMAGFATGPLFAQIDTWLGSQTANGTWPDVNYASGCAAQRANWPAQQHWVRVITLAAAWSGLNPAAPASSANDPKLLAAALKGMDWWFANDFKNSDCLGSGGDAKKNCPCGTPGMWNTNWFGQVILIPQLASTACLIVSTTNLTDAQKFGCYNIPNRPYVLRDTSIPGVGYLTGANMINVMQNSLSMALYTNNATIVSDTLTRAMGAVLFADQPVEDGIHRDGSFLQHAGIIYNGNYGKDLLNAFIQLEGDAIGTSFAANDSVREAFAAQVKGSEWMIFVDKETKQQHWDFNVIGRFVAFPTPDLQASADINFNVSKLEAATADFTGANSLTDTVKRLESNGSIPLVGNKGFWASDYMVHRRENFVLGNKLISNRSHNTEYTNSANPLGYHLGQGTLFSYVTGNEYKDIQAQWDWYLIPGTTDLLRVPTLSSSWTGVTGKKNFVGTVSDGSVGASVMDYIDPHDGSLAFRKAWFYFDDSVLVTTTAVVVDRTVAGIGSAPVISVLDNRRKADGGIAVDGKAVSSGAVTGKTLYYGGNGYLSHGIPFNLRLDESTRSGNWSAISTSVAGVQSADIFSAYTTIPATTYSYQFFPAASKDKLAKEAKAPSITPIDVNGTLGAAGNGRLALVFWPGTPSTVTVDRRTAGWGNGGQITINSAQPGAYLFSLKGDQLAITVSDPSQTLTSVSFTITATGGNFKCPGGNGGNGGNGGNGGNGGNGGSGGNGGNALARATATSSPSPWRCPRAASLARR
- the yakc_0 gene encoding Aldo-keto reductase yakc [NADP(+)]; the encoded protein is MPATLKFQDITVPVPGFGAMGFSQSYGPADDTVSKKTLAHAIDIGCTFWDTAVVYGKGHNETLIGEVLRDLKARDKVFVASKCGFDCIGSSEKLGTVTNKPAHIAEYIEGSKQRLGFYPDLYYLHRIDPSTPLEDSIPALNKLKTDGKVKYIGLSECSAATLRKACAIAHIDALQIEYSPWHTDHEDNGLIDAARELGVTIIAYSPLGKGILSGQYRSLDDFPADDIRRTIPRFHGDNFAKNLRIVDEFARLASKKGCTPSQLALAWVVAQGAIPIPGTKTEGRLDENFGARNVELNEAELKELRVLIDTAKPVGNRYSDAHMAMVGK